From the genome of Triticum aestivum cultivar Chinese Spring chromosome 3B, IWGSC CS RefSeq v2.1, whole genome shotgun sequence, one region includes:
- the LOC123070529 gene encoding uncharacterized protein — MVSMAAAADDDHDRRRVANLSPSPSDAPAPAQPYRRRLHSFSFPTLSWGTHRLLRCSKDPASAPPPPPPHTPSPDKEKARRSTDGGAGGGSPQRPPQRPWNLRTRRSATAAPGAVGPEAAADAAAEHAPARPAQTKKRGFSIVLSKEEIAQDFAFFRGTRPPRRPKKRSRPVQRQLDLLCPGLSLEDLTPDSYKIEER; from the exons atGGTCTCCATGGCCGCCGCAGCAGACGACGACCACGACCGCCGCCGCGTCGCCAATCTCTCGCCGTCTCCCTCGGATGCCCCGGCTCCCGCGCAGCCGTACCGCAGGCGGCTCCACAGCTTCTCCTTCCCCACGCTCAGCTGGGGCACGCACCGCCTCCTCCGATGCTCCAAGGACCCCGCCTcggcgcctccgcctccgcctccgcacACCCCCTCCCCGGACAAGGAGAAGGCCCGCCGTTCCACGGATGGCGGTGCCGGAGGCGGTTCGCCCCAGCGCCCCCCTCAGCGGCCCTGGAACCTCCGCACCCGCCGCTCCGCCACTGCCGCGCCCGGTGCGGTCGGGCCGGAGGCCGCGGCCGATGCTGCGGCGGAGCATGCGCCGGCGCGGCCTGCGCAGACCAAGAAGCGGGGGTTTTCCATCGTGCTGTCCAAGGAGGAGATCGCCCAGGACTTTGCCTTCTTCCGCGGCACGCGACCCCCGCGCCGGCCCAAGAAGCGCTCTCGCCCGGTGCAGCGCCAGCTCGAC TTGCTGTGCCCTGGATTGTCCCTAGAGGATTTGACGCCGGACTCGTACAAGATCGAGGAG AGGTGA